A single genomic interval of Lathyrus oleraceus cultivar Zhongwan6 chromosome 7, CAAS_Psat_ZW6_1.0, whole genome shotgun sequence harbors:
- the LOC127100935 gene encoding auxin efflux carrier component 4, with protein sequence MITWHDLYTVLTAVIPLYVAMILAYGSVRWWKIFSPDQCSGINRFVAIFAVPLLSFHFISTNDPYAMNFRFIAADTLQKIIMLFALTIWTNFSVNGSLEWMITIFSLSTLPNTLVMGIPLLIAMYGEYSGKLMVQVVVLQCIIWYTLLLFLFEYRGAKLLIMEQFPETAASIVSFKVDSDVVSLDGRDFLETDAEVGDDGKLHVTVRKSNASRRSFMMTPRPSNLTGAEIYSLSSSRNATPRGSNFNHTDFYSMMGYAPRHSNFGAADVYSVQSTSRGPTPRPSNFEENTTSAPTAASALVVSSPKFGFYPAQNVPVTYPAPNPEFSSGLNKSISKNSQQQFSQPSQQLVQAQPQTVTNNGAAAKTSHDAKELHMFVWSSSASPVSEASGLQVFGSGAADYGVSDQSGRSEQGAKEIRMLVPDDHPPPNGVTNKENEALTETEFGGEELKFPVKEEELHLEEDRREKEDPAGLNKLGSSSTAELHPTNTVATTAKHMPPASVMTRLILIMVWRKLIRNPNTYSSLIGVIWSLVAFRWHVHMPKIIEKSISILSDAGLGMAMFSLGLFMALQPKMIACGNSVASFAMAVRFLTGPAVMAAASIAVGLRGNLLRVAIVQAALPQGIVPFVFAKEYNVHPAILSTGVIFGMLIALPITLIYYILLGL encoded by the exons ATGATAACCTGGCACGATCTCTACACAGTTTTAACCGCCGTGATTCCTCTCTACGTCGCCATGATCTTAGCCTACGGCTCCGTACGGTGGTGGAAAATATTCTCACCGGACCAATGTTCCGGCATAAACCGTTTCGTCGCTATCTTCGCCGTACCACTTCTTTCCTTCCACTTCATCTCCACAAACGACCCTTACGCTATGAACTTCCGCTTCATCGCTGCGGATACACTTCAGAAAATCATCATGCTCTTCGCACTTACTATATGGACTAACTTCTCCGTGAACGGAAGTTTAGAGTGGATGATCACAATCTTCTCTCTTTCCACATTGCCGAACACTTTGGTTATGGGAATTCCGCTTCTTATTGCCATGTACGGCGAATATTCCGGCAAGCTTATGGTTCAGGTGGTGGTTCTTCAGTGTATCATTTGGTATACTCTTCTTTTGTTCCTTTTTGAGTACCGTGGCGCCAAGCTTCTCATCATGGAACAGTTTCCTGAAACTGCTGCTTCTATTGTTTCCTTTAAGGTTGATTCCGATGTTGTTTCGCTGGACGGAAGGGATTTTCTTGAGACGGATGCTGAAGTTGGTGATGACGGTAAGCTTCATGTTACTGTCAGAAAATCGAATGCTTCCCGGAGATCTTTTATGATGACTCCTCGGCCGTCGAATCTTACCGGAGCTGAGATTTATAGTTTAAGCTCTTCTCGGAATGCGACGCCGCGAGGGTCTAATTTTAACCACACCGATTTCTACTCCATGATGGGTTATGCGCCGAGACATTCTAATTTTGGTGCTGCGGATGTGTATTCCGTTCAGTCGACATCACGCGGTCCTACTCCGAGACCATCTAATTTCGAAGAGAACACAACATCAGCGCCAACAGCAGCATCGGCTCTAGTGGTGAGCTCTCCGAAATTTGGATTTTATCCGGCACAGAATGTGCCGGTGACTTACCCGGCTCCAAACCCAGAATTCTCTTCTGGGTTGAACAAGAGTATTAGCAAAAACTCTCAGCAACAGTTTTCTCAACCGTCACAACAATTGGTTCAGGCACAACCACAAACCGTTACTAACAATGGTGCTGCTGCTAAAACGAGCCATGATGCGAAAGAGCTTCACATGTTTGTGTGGAGCTCAAGTGCGTCACCGGTTTCAGAAGCTAGTGGGCTTCAAGTCTTCGGCAGTGGAGCCGCTGATTACGGAGTGTCCGATCAATCTGGACGCTCCGAACAAGGTGCTAAGGAGATTAGAATGTTGGTTCCTGATGACCATCCTCCTCCAAATGGGGTCACCAATAAAG AAAATGAAGCTTTGACAGAAACAGAGTTTGGTGGAGAAGAGTTGAAATTTCCAGTGAAAGAAGAAGAACTCCATCTAGAAGAAGATCGCCGAGAGAAAGAAGACCCCGCCGGGCTGAACAAGCTAGGATCAAGCTCAACGGCAGAGCTACACCCGACAAACACCGTTGCCACCACCGCAAAACACATGCCCCCGGCAAGCGTTATGACCCGTCTCATACTGATCATGGTTTGGCGGAAGCTAATCCGCAACCCAAACACATATTCCAGCCTCATTGGTGTCATTTGGTCCCTAGTGGCCTTTAG GTGGCATGTGCATATGCCCAAAATAATAGAGAAATCAATCTCCATACTGTCTGATGCTGGTCTTGGAATGGCTATGTTCAGTTTAG GTTTGTTTATGGCTCTACAGCCTAAGATGATTGCATGTGGAAACTCGGTTGCTTCATTTGCTATGGCGGTTCGGTTTCTTACCGGTCCCGCAGTCATGGCAGCGGCTTCCATTGCGGTTGGCCTGCGTGGTAACCTTTTACGCGTAGCTATTGTTCAG GCGGCACTTCCTCAAGGGATTGTTCCATTTGTGTTTGCGAAAGAGTACAATGTTCATCCGGCCATTCTTAGTACGGG GGTTATATTCGGAATGCTGATAGCGCTACCGATTACACTAATCTACTATATATTACTTGGTTTGTAA